A window of the Fodinibius sp. Rm-B-1B1-1 genome harbors these coding sequences:
- a CDS encoding sulfotransferase, whose protein sequence is MAHEQSSEWIAPNPSQLPDFIIGGAMKSGTTTLHSILDQHPNVFIPKKEQHFFDFDNLLQHSAFNFFDGEENSWIRNSMSRSPQQLWEDYLSNYDGKESSIKGEDSTTYLASSIAAKRIAMQPKDIKLIFLLRHPTHRAYSQYFHLLRSGRAIFSFEDTLMFTPEKLLQRSLYNEQLQYYYDLIPRERIKVVLFEDLISKTKNTVAEICTFLDLDFQKFDNNILTTHSNKTKLPSSITLQIYYNRLFRKTANLRHVDSLPESPSPKEKRRIFFLRLIKKAHRMINPLQDKEKPPIKKSTQQFLDQFFQRRLSGINNLVGKEILSTWFSDTNDTSKNS, encoded by the coding sequence ATGGCACATGAACAATCTTCCGAATGGATAGCACCCAATCCTTCCCAACTGCCCGATTTTATCATCGGTGGAGCCATGAAGTCCGGTACAACTACCTTGCACTCTATACTCGACCAGCATCCCAACGTTTTTATCCCCAAAAAAGAACAACATTTTTTTGATTTTGATAACCTGCTCCAACACAGTGCCTTTAACTTTTTTGATGGGGAGGAAAACAGCTGGATTCGCAACTCCATGAGCAGATCACCACAACAACTGTGGGAAGACTACCTATCCAACTATGATGGCAAAGAATCTTCTATAAAAGGCGAAGACTCAACGACCTATTTAGCTTCATCTATTGCTGCCAAACGAATTGCGATGCAACCCAAAGATATTAAACTCATCTTCTTGCTTCGTCACCCTACTCACCGGGCCTATTCTCAATACTTTCATTTGCTGCGATCAGGACGAGCCATTTTTAGCTTTGAAGATACACTCATGTTTACTCCTGAAAAACTACTGCAGAGAAGTCTATATAACGAGCAGCTCCAATATTATTATGATCTTATTCCCCGAGAACGAATTAAAGTTGTTTTGTTTGAGGACTTAATATCCAAAACTAAAAATACCGTAGCAGAGATCTGCACATTTCTCGACCTCGACTTTCAAAAATTTGATAACAATATCCTTACCACACACTCTAACAAAACCAAGCTCCCGTCCAGCATAACACTGCAGATATATTATAACCGCCTGTTCCGAAAAACAGCTAATTTACGTCACGTAGATTCACTACCGGAATCACCTTCACCAAAAGAAAAAAGACGTATTTTTTTCTTACGACTTATAAAAAAGGCCCATCGCATGATCAATCCACTGCAAGACAAAGAAAAACCTCCTATCAAGAAATCTACTCAACAATTTCTCGATCAATTTTTCCAACGCAGATTATCAGGCATCAATAATCTTGTGGGAAAAGAAATCTTGTCAACCTGGTTTTCTGACACGAACGATACATCGAAAAATAGTTAA
- a CDS encoding NAD(P)H-quinone oxidoreductase, which yields MKAIHIQNPGRNSSLVIDEAPTPKPASNDILVKVKATALNRADLLQRSGNYPVPEGASEILGLEMSGVVEQVGAEVTKWQSGDRVFGLLAGGGYAEYCTIHKDMAMEIPESLSFEEAAAIPETFLTAFQTLDWLGELQEKETVLIHAAGSGVGTSAIQLAHHLYDAKIIGTAGKQHKLNTAQKLGANFAYNYKEQNYAEEIINDIGTDSVNLIVDFIGKPYWHKNMEILAMDGRVVYLSFLGGHKVEEISLVPILRKRLSIMGSTLRNRSEAYKKKLTQDFASQTLTLFEDGKLQPVIDSTFDWSDTEKAHQHMQNNKNTGKIVLTGM from the coding sequence ATGAAAGCAATCCATATTCAAAATCCCGGCAGAAACTCTTCTCTTGTCATCGATGAAGCTCCTACACCTAAACCGGCATCCAATGACATCCTTGTAAAAGTTAAAGCCACTGCTCTGAACCGCGCCGATCTTCTGCAGCGTAGTGGTAACTACCCCGTCCCTGAAGGCGCTTCTGAAATATTGGGATTGGAGATGTCGGGAGTGGTAGAACAAGTGGGGGCTGAAGTGACCAAGTGGCAGTCCGGCGATAGGGTATTTGGATTGCTGGCCGGTGGCGGATATGCCGAATATTGTACCATCCACAAAGACATGGCGATGGAAATACCTGAAAGCCTGTCCTTTGAAGAAGCAGCTGCCATTCCTGAAACGTTTTTGACTGCTTTTCAGACATTGGATTGGCTGGGCGAATTGCAGGAAAAGGAAACGGTTCTTATTCATGCTGCGGGTAGCGGCGTAGGGACTTCCGCTATTCAGCTGGCGCACCATTTATATGATGCCAAAATCATCGGTACAGCCGGCAAACAACATAAACTAAATACGGCTCAAAAACTGGGAGCCAATTTTGCTTATAACTATAAAGAGCAAAATTACGCTGAAGAAATCATTAATGACATTGGTACTGACTCAGTTAACCTAATTGTGGATTTCATCGGCAAACCCTATTGGCACAAAAATATGGAAATACTGGCGATGGACGGACGCGTGGTATACCTCTCATTTTTAGGCGGACACAAGGTGGAAGAGATTAGCCTCGTCCCTATTCTTAGAAAGCGTCTTTCTATTATGGGATCAACACTTCGAAATCGGTCCGAAGCATATAAAAAGAAACTCACACAAGACTTTGCATCACAAACGCTTACTCTTTTTGAAGATGGTAAACTACAGCCCGTCATCGATTCTACTTTTGATTGGTCGGATACCGAAAAAGCCCACCAGCACATGCAAAACAATAAAAACACCGGCAAAATTGTGTTAACTGGGATGTAA
- a CDS encoding GxxExxY protein, which yields MNTYKYHKLTRKIIKGYYEVYNELGKGFLESVYERAMQIVLENDLELDVSTQQAIQVQFRDRVVGHYQADLLIENKVIVELKAVSKLLPEHKAQLINYLKATNIELGLLMNFGDKPEFKRFIFDK from the coding sequence ATGAATACGTATAAATACCACAAGTTAACTCGAAAAATTATTAAGGGATATTATGAAGTGTATAATGAGTTGGGTAAGGGATTTCTTGAATCTGTATATGAAAGGGCGATGCAAATTGTTTTGGAAAATGATTTGGAGTTAGATGTTTCTACTCAACAAGCTATTCAGGTTCAATTTAGAGATAGAGTTGTAGGGCATTATCAAGCTGATTTGTTAATAGAGAATAAAGTAATCGTTGAACTAAAGGCTGTTTCTAAGTTATTACCTGAACATAAAGCTCAATTGATTAACTATTTAAAAGCAACAAATATCGAGTTAGGGTTGCTAATGAACTTTGGTGACAAACCAGAGTTTAAACGGTTTATTTTTGACAAATGA
- the hisS gene encoding histidine--tRNA ligase, translated as MAQPTFSTHVGMVDILPDEVGKWQALERIIHEEAKKFNFEEIRTPIMEQTELIARGVGQLTDIVSKEMFAFERGEDQYVLRPECTAPVARAFVEHHLEQRGGTQNLYYIGPMFRAEKPQKGRQRQFHQFGAEIIGADDPAADVDIIALMMAIYDRVGISNTTLKINSVGDPESRKAYTEALKDYFRPNLSELSEVSQRRFENNPLRILDSKEEEDQPFIENAPVITDFLTEETTEHYARVKELLEELDITYEEDPHLVRGLDYYTRTAFELISPDLGAQDALGGGGRYDLLIEEIGGQHTPAVGFAAGIERLFIACEELGIDLVEEEMLDVYIVTLGEEARKWGINHLPKLREAGLSASMDYIGRSIKAQMKDADRENARHVIIVGGNELAEGKFTLRNMKASEEDSYSFEEIMNKLTN; from the coding sequence ATGGCGCAACCGACGTTTAGTACGCATGTGGGGATGGTGGACATCCTGCCCGACGAAGTAGGAAAATGGCAAGCACTTGAACGCATCATCCACGAAGAAGCAAAAAAGTTTAACTTCGAGGAGATCCGCACGCCTATCATGGAGCAAACCGAACTTATCGCTCGCGGCGTGGGTCAGTTGACTGATATCGTCTCCAAAGAGATGTTTGCCTTTGAACGTGGTGAGGATCAATACGTACTACGTCCCGAATGCACTGCACCAGTAGCACGCGCCTTTGTCGAGCATCACTTAGAACAACGCGGCGGCACACAAAATCTCTACTATATCGGACCGATGTTTCGTGCGGAAAAACCCCAAAAAGGACGCCAGCGCCAATTCCACCAGTTTGGAGCCGAAATAATCGGCGCCGACGATCCCGCTGCCGACGTCGATATTATTGCGCTGATGATGGCTATTTATGATCGTGTCGGCATCAGTAATACTACGCTAAAAATTAACTCGGTCGGTGATCCAGAAAGTCGAAAAGCTTACACAGAAGCACTCAAAGATTACTTTCGTCCCAACCTTTCGGAATTGAGCGAAGTATCCCAAAGACGATTCGAAAACAATCCGCTGCGAATCCTCGATTCTAAAGAAGAGGAAGATCAACCTTTTATTGAAAACGCTCCGGTTATTACGGATTTCCTGACGGAAGAAACGACCGAACATTATGCTCGTGTTAAAGAACTATTGGAAGAATTAGATATTACGTATGAAGAAGATCCGCATTTGGTACGCGGACTCGATTACTACACACGCACGGCTTTTGAGCTCATCAGTCCCGATTTAGGAGCTCAAGATGCACTCGGTGGCGGCGGACGTTACGATCTACTGATCGAAGAAATTGGCGGCCAACATACGCCCGCTGTGGGATTTGCAGCCGGTATTGAACGCCTGTTTATTGCCTGCGAAGAATTAGGCATTGATTTAGTCGAAGAAGAAATGCTTGACGTCTATATCGTTACACTCGGTGAAGAAGCTCGTAAATGGGGGATCAACCATCTACCTAAATTACGTGAGGCTGGTCTTTCTGCCTCTATGGATTATATCGGCCGCTCTATTAAAGCCCAAATGAAAGATGCCGACCGTGAAAATGCACGTCACGTTATCATCGTGGGCGGCAATGAACTGGCCGAAGGAAAGTTTACACTCCGTAATATGAAGGCCAGCGAAGAAGACAGCTATAGCTTTGAGGAGATCATGAATAAGTTGACCAACTGA